The Amphiura filiformis chromosome 12, Afil_fr2py, whole genome shotgun sequence genome includes a region encoding these proteins:
- the LOC140165899 gene encoding uncharacterized protein, producing MMEKRKILTPEELKEFENDKFPFENIAFEGGGSQGTAHIGAVRVLEEIGVWTNMKRFAGTSAGALVAMAGALGCDSHVMEKKMADGGLSKPLDACCCALLPNLLTHYGLHPGKKVEKWIGQVLKKRLGNANATFEDLYKKCNKRELCVVVSNLSQLDCLYCHVKTTPCMKIKDAVRMSLSHPGVLFPVKHKDQYFVDGGLTNNYPIRVFDGWYLSLKPQDNFLIRIPEFGDLAAAWDPNSQFGDQPNGKTIGVVLYSADEKEMFKEEFNRRAKEHAPNTTPEMPKKTELARERKQKMDRIDAAQQEHGDLVNAMTAFIKLLGKHADVEKGTVPKDAFKRALDQAGDEFTKEQKAIIFGEGKTNAQIVNAIDTDQDGQLSHREITKYAESRGIDARNVFRGFTGKEIKNLAGYFTTILDMVMLNSKRVLYKRDDLSRTIGVDTGYIDALDLELDEEDREYMLKQGKRGCMAFLRYYKSQRHVQQAWQAE from the exons ATGATGGAGAAGAGAAAAATCCTAACTCCAGAGGAATTAAAGGAATTTGAAAATGACAAATTTCCTTTTGAAAATATCGCATTCGAAGGAGGAGGCAGCCAAGGCACTGCGCATATTGGAGCTGTTAGG GTTTTGGAAGAAATAGGAGTATGGACAAATATGAAACGTTTTGCTGGGACTAGCGCTGGTGCTTTGGTAGCAATGGCTGGTGCTCTAGGCTGTGACTCGCATGTAATGGAGAAGAAAATGGCCGATGGAGGTTTAAGCAAACCTTTAG aTGCTTGTTGCTGCGCACTCTTGCCAAATTTATTGACACACTATGGCTTACATCCTGGCAAAAAGGTGGAGAAATGGATTGGACAGGTGTTGAAGAAAAGGCTTGGGAACGCTAACGCCACATTCGAAGAC CTCTACAAGAAGTGTAACAAGCGAGAACTCTGTGTTGTTGTCAGCAATTTAAGCCAACTGGACTGCCTATATTGTCATGTTAAGACTACTCCATGTATGAAAATCAAAGATGCCGTGCGCATGTCACTCTCACATCCAG GTGTACTATTCCCAGTGAAACATAAAGATCAATACTTTGTCGACGGTGGATTGACCAATAATTATCCAATACGAGTTTTTGATG GTTGGTATCTGTCATTGAAACCACAAGACAATTTCCTTATACGAATTCCAGAATTTGGCGATCTTGCGGCTGCTTGGGACCCAAATAGCCAATTTGGAGACCAACCAAATGGAAAAACCATCGGTGTTGTGCTG TACTCTGCGGATGAAAAAGAAATGTTCAAGGAAGAATTCAACAGAAGAGCAAAGGAGCATGCTCCAAATACAACACCCGAAATGCCAAAAAAGACAGAATTAGCCAG GGAACGAAAGCAAAAGATGGACAGAATAGATGCAGCACAACAGGAACATGGGGACCTAGTCAACGCTATGACAGCTTTTATTAAGCTGTTGGGTAAACACGCTGATGTGGAGAAAGGCACGGTACCGAAAGATGCTTTTAAACGTGCACTAGATCAG GCTGGAGACGAATTCACAAAGGAGCAGaaagcaatcatttttggagAGGGCAAAACAAATGCCCAGATAGTCAACGCCATCGATACAGACCAAGATGGTCAG CTCTCCCACAGGGAGATAACCAAATATGCCGAAAGTAGAGGTATTGACGCCAGAAACGTATTTCGTGGATTCACGGGCAAAGAAATCAAAAACCTTGCTGGATATTTCACTACTATATTGGACATGGTGATGTTAAACTCAAAAAGAGTCTTATACAAG cGTGATGATCTGTCCAGGACAATTGGCGTTGATACAGGATACATAGATGCTCTTGACTTAGAATTGGACGAAGAGGATAGAGAATACATGCTCAAG CAAGGAAAACGTGGGTGCATGGCGTTTCTCCGGTACTACAAAAGCCAACGTCACGTACAGCAAGCATGGCAAGCAGAATAA